TTCTATAATACAGGGTTCACGGGGAAGATTTTGTTCATGGTGGCCCtgaaataaaatgattttttacATCTAATGATCATGAACTTGGTTTGTTGAAAGATACTCAGATATATTCATTATACAGGAGAATGGTCTGTGTTATAGTGTTCTATATAGCTTTAGGATACACGCAAGTGACGTAACCCATGTCTTCGAGTAGATGCTCAATATAATATTTGAAGCACAGACTATCGGGGGAAATCGATTTCAAGGTAATCTATATGGCACTTTGTTTTTATCATCACTTGTTCAAGAACAATTTCAAACAAATGAAATCAAGCAGTGGACTACTGTGTTAGTCATAAGTATGACACGAAAGATAGAAGTGGAGTTGAGGTATTAAAACTGgaaagtacaaaatctggtgcagccctgcagagaaatcggcttccaggttttattttttttgtcaaagcttaattgaacaagctgaaaatagaagccgattggctattaagcacagctgcatcagaattTGCAGTCTCcggcttcagtaaatcaaccccacaggagtgcattaaggtccctttcacacaagtACCGTCGTTTTTCAAgaactttggcgttaaaaaaaaaaaaaaaaacacctgaaaagctCCTGAAAACTGctccccattaaaatcaatggatgctttcacactggggcggtgcgctggcGGACAGGTGAAAAAAAACTCCTCTTTGGAGTATGTTTTGAGCGCTAGAAAAAAGCGcctctctccattgaaattaatagaaAGTGCCTCAAAAATGGTTCTTGAGTCATGTGACcttcaaaaaaaaagggggactgcCAACATCTCAAAAATTACttgaaggctggattcacacctatacatttttagtgctttttgcatttttctgattcgcactacagaacgtgttccataggaaaccatggtaaatggattgTAGGGAAAATCTGCAACAAAAAGAGTTCAGATTTCACGTGAAGTGTTTGTGACTCGAACTCTTGGCGCAGCAAGACCCTAAAATATGCTGCTAAGCAAGAATGAGTCCTGCCAATTTACTTCAAGCAGCAACATCCCGTTTTTCTTTTTGAAAGAAGGGTAGGTGGGCTTGGGAATGCTTGTCCTGAAGCATCACAAGGGAAAGCAGCTGGTGTTCCAACACCACCATATTATTAGCAATAATGAATCTGAGGCAGTGGTTGGTCTAGATGAGAAACAGAAGTCCCCAGCAGGTCGGTTGTATTCTCATATTGTGTTCCCATGTGCAATTTAAGGCTTCAGTTTCATTCTGCCTAAGGCACACCATTAAATTCCAATTTCTGATGACTATGCTGTTCACTAAAACATCATTAGTATATAGTATTGTCAGTAGGACTATGGTGAAACCCATgagggttgattcactaaaactggagtgcaaaatctagctaagctgtgtatggtagcctaatcagcttctaacgtcagattgttcaattaagctttgacaataaaatctggaagtgGATTGGTTTTCATGCattgctgcactagattttgcatgctctacttttagtaaatcaaccctatggtCTCAGTCTCCTGTGGGAAATACTGGAAAGTaccactagcttaaccacttaaaagtttaaaaggattttttcaaaattttgcagGCATCTGTTGTTATTATTGCTAAGCTGGTCATACAAAATGGCTTCTAATCGCcctagaacagtgatggcgaaccttggcatcccagatgttttgggactacatttcccatgatgctaaactacactgcagagtgcatgagcatcatgggaaatgtagttccaaaacatctggggtgccaaggttcgccatcactgccctagaacgTTATTTTGCACTTTATATCCTGTTTCATCATACAGTCTAGATGCCCAAATGACTAGGCAGCTTATCTTTTATTTAGCAGAAAACAATCCATATTGTCTGTAATGCCCCAACCAGTGGATAGAGCAGGCTAGGGGTTGGCACTAATCCATTGGGATTTTGTCTTTCATACATTTAAAGAATTGAATGGTTCAGAGCCACAGATTTAATCACAGGCAATTTAACTCCACATATAGGCACCTTGATATACTTTTCAAATTGGTATCCACTAATGGATATTCTTAAAACAGAAAAAAGCTTGTGTTCAGAGAAATATGTGGCCTGTGGTCCTCCACTGCTGAAGCATCCGGCAGTCATGATCCTCTGGCTTCAATAGACCGAGTCACTGACCAAAAACAGAGGCGTTCAGACTTCATGAGCCACAAGTTCCAGAATAAGGACTCAAGTACTGAAGGCCAAGGACAGCCAGGCACATTGCATTTACAAAAAGGTGGTCAGCAATAGTATCTTACCATTTTTCCTCCCACTACAATTCCTTTTAAACCTTAAGCCTGGAATTCGGAAACTATTACAGATATAAAAATTAACATGTAAAATGCAGAGTATACGAACCAACAATTTTAATGTTTAAATCCAATTATTATTGGGTATCCTTTACTTCAATCCTACCACCAGTTAAGCGCTTCTGCATAGCACAGTTCCAATTCTGTAAGGGCGTGTCGTGATATGCTGTGacgtattttacttttttttttatgaacatgCGTCTATTtgtcaatataaatagaaaaaaaatacactaaacaaTTTCACAGAACTTTCATAAATAATAAATCACAAGTACCCATAATATTTTAAACACAAAATCACATTAAGTCTTTTTCTCTAAATTTGAGATATCAATATTTAAGACAAGCTTAGCAACCTGTGACATTTCTGGTGGcataaaaaaatccccaaatgacaggtgctcttactTGCAATTCAACCAATCAGAAATCCACAGGTTGCAAAAGAATCAGAGCTGAGCAATCTTGCACAGACCCGTAAATCAGCTTTACAAAGATTGATTGTGTTGGTTTGGCAGATGTTACCTTTTTGATAGAAGGCCATTTCTGAAATATATAAAGATTAACATatttaaaattaacatttcctAATAAACAAATCTGtttagatacttttttttatacattgttaAACAGTGTTGTTGTGCATTGCCATGGTCATTATGttaacataaaaacataaatctCAAAGTCGAGTAAGACTAGGACAATAACGTGTTCATCTCCATTTCCTTGGTGTTGACTTCAGTTTTGTAGGAAATCAGTAAATCGtattggaggaaaaaaaatccaagacgtttttcatttcatttataCACCGTTAAACTGGAACAGTCTCCACTACCGGGGATTTCATGCAATCCTCATGAAGTTTATTTGTCTCGGAGAGTGCTATGGCATTATCATTAAGGTCAGGTACATGGTGACCATTACCATTTAAATTTGATACATATCCTTCAGATGAAGGGCTTTTTAAATATGAGCAGAACCCTACTGGTGGGAGACTTGACCGATGTTCAGCGTACAAAGGATTGCAGTGACCATTGTCGTTTTCTGAAGCTGCTCGGCAAACTATCACTGAGGGACTTGATGATGTATAATGACTATTGGTGTATTCTTCAACCGACTGGCTTGAATAGTCAACATACTTGTACTGCTCTGGTCTCATGTTGTAAGGCACCATATTTGTAGCCCCATTTTTCAGCGAGTCCCGATCTGAGTAGACCTCTGTGAGCTGGCTTGTGGCAGCAGAATTATTATTGTCTATTTGATAGTACAGGGTTGAGGGGTTAGTATAATATGGagaattttttaaatggtttTCATGCAAAGCATTGGCATCAGAATAGCAGAAGACTGAAGATACAGGTAGATTGTCATCATGGGGTACAATTGCATCATTAAAGTCATCTGATTTGTCACAGTCTTCGTCATCGTCCTCAGCGTCATTTTCTTCTGACTCGCTTGGCGCTAAACTTTGAGTGCTGGAATCCGTTGCTTCACTGCAGTAGCTGCTTCCATcttcctcctcatcatcctcttcctcctcctcttcttcaccaCTACAGTCCAACTCATCAGAATTCTGAAAGTGCATCATGGCAGTCTGAGGGTCACTTTCAACCGCAAAGTTCTCAGCAACCGAATACTCTATGGGGTGGCCTGACTGGACCATTGAATTGGCAAGTGTACCAACTTCTGCAGGGCAACCATTAGCTGCAGAGAGCTgttgttctctatttttttctagTTCAAGCTTCATGATTGTGTGCAAAAAATGTGTCCGTACTCGGATTGGGTTAAACTCAATTCGGCCAGCGGTATTGCTACATCCTTCTTTAGAACATCCACATGGAAAAGACATACGATCCACCTAGTggggaaagttaaaaaaaaaaaaaaaaaagtttaaaaatatgaagagagacaatatatatatatatatatatatatatatatatatatatacacacacacacacacacacacacatacatatacacatatatacacacacacacacacatatacaccccAAGACCATATTCATGCATCCAGCGCTCTTAGAATAGGATTataaatactgtgtttccccaaaaataagcccgggtcttatattaatttttgtcacaaaaaacacactagggctcattttcagggtagggccTATTTTTTTACGGTCTGTCTAACTGTTTCTTTAAAGCATGATGGACAACACAGCGTTTGTGCAGTGTCATCTATCCCTCTCAATTTTCCTcttaaaatctaaaaaatatgtgtcctctgtcttcccctcaccccctgcacacaccccccccccccaccaccataacaTTGTCAGGTCAGGTTTCCATTTTTTACATCATTCTGAATTGATTGTAAAGTAATCAGTTCTACTACAGTTCAGTCAGTCCCGTTTTATACTGTATAAAAGtacctttttaaaacttttatggTACCGTATACTGCTCTTCTCTAAGATGAGGAAAGAGAATGTGACGTCAGCATAACCCTTCCTATCTTAGGATGTCAAAATTTACAGTACTGTATCCATCCTGAAACAGCTTGTTGCCCCAAGAGAGGACGTGTGTTAGGACTAAAGAACACGTCCCCCTCTCATCTccatagcatgggggggggggggggtagtctcTCAGAGATGTACTGTATGGGTGGATAATAGTGTTTATGATAATATTACAGCACGTAGAGGACATtttgtggcagcaggcaggttaaattccctggttgcatccaggatgcagtgtatatatcccctaggttcaggctttatgccagtttatacctctagggggagtgctgggagtcctgctggaGGACTTGATGGGCCCAGCTGAATTAGGTGAGCTCATTAGGTCCTCTAAAAAAACATGCAGATAgatatgctccaacctggaaccagatctgtgtgaTTAGTCTGGATAGTGTGATCTCTGTGCGGTGAgaccaagcctgtgtggctatTGCTAAGAGATTTAAACAGCAGGGAGTTAGGAACTGGGGCCGCACAAGGCTGTACCCagttgttagttagggacaccaacGTTTATAGCAAGCAGGTCAagttgaccaggatttatttttgtatttcttttgttttctgtcatatttttatttgtatatagttCTAATAAaaccgcacctttttgttttcctcctaccactgtCTACTGTGCCTagtgtttttgtgtgctgaacccttacaggggtcacacacacccgctgccgggctaacccttcacaatatatatatcattttatttatttatttaaagcagaggtcctagagaataaattggtagatttttcaattttttaatgtCACACTTATTGCGCAGCTGTTTTTCTTTTCCAAAATTATTGAAAATGTATCGAATTCaaagacaaaatattttttacataggATAGGTGTTTCAGTATGCCAAAAAGATACATCAGGGTACTAAAAGTATAGACATACTGATACATTCCAACAAATATTATATTTCTTATATATTGTTGGCATAGTCTAGGGTCCCCGTCGCTCCTTTAGACTCcataaagaggaagaggagggaacCACAACTGCTTGGCTGTGTGGTTAAtagctataaggcccctttcacactgggacgagaggtgcggtggcggtataccgTCAgtattgcggcggtattcggccgctagcggtgcggttttaacctccgctagcggcGAAAAAGGGTGAATACCAACGGCAAGGTatagccacggtttcccattgctttcaatgggaaggagcggtaaacacaccgctccaaagatgctgctagcaggacttttggtagcggtcctgctagcgcaccgctccagtgtgaaaggggtctaagggcatGCGATATAAGATTGGGGGCGAATGAACTAAGCAAGAAATCCATGTTGTAATTAGGTCCATACAACTCACTGGTCACTCAAAAAGGAAGcaaggagaggaaagaaaagccagtaaaaaaaaaaaaaaaaaagggggaaagaaaaaaggagggcaagataaaaaaaagggagcTGTGCATTCCTGACAATCCAGGCATAACCGGGTACCGATGCCTCATAAGACTTCAGACAGATATTTAATCCAAGGTTCCCAGACTTTATTCAAAGATAGCCTGCTTATTAAGTAATATCTCTGAAAGCCGTTCATTAATCGTGATCCACGATAACTTGTTTTTCACCAAATTGAAGGGGATTGTGGGCATCTTGCAAGATCTAGCTACTGCTTTCCTGGATGCTGTAAAGATGAAGGATACAAGTTTCCTTATGTGTCCCAGCACTCCCTCCACTGGGCGTCCCAGTAGCACCTGCTGTGGTGATTTATTCAAGTTCACCTGGGTttgtaaattaataaaattataGATGCAAATCCAAAAATTGCCTGACTTTTGGACATGTTCACCATATGTGGTACACTGAGCCTTCCCATGTCACatccctgaaaacataaggggaaAGTACCTGGGACACATACCGCCACTTTCACTGGAACCATGTACCATCATAGCAAAACATTGTAGTTCGCTTCAAATTAATGAAGTATTAATGTATTATTTTAAAGGGCATAATGTGCCATTTTAAACCATTTGTCAACTTCAAACATTTCCTCTACATCTTGTTCCCACTTAttcatataaaacaatttttccaacTTACAGTAGAGGTCGAAATGCTGTATGCTTATCGAAAGACCTACATTAGATATACCATTGAGGTGGAAGTGGTTAGATAATTTAGACACATTTCAGAGATAGGAAGATGGTATTTTTTCAGTAGGATTTGTTTTGATAAGATACCCTTATGATCGCACATATCAGCAATATATATCAGGCCCTTGTTTGTCCACCAAGCTGCATATctgtgcagggtggaggatcCCTATTAATCATCGGCTCCTACTTGGGGTTCACTACACgttcaaacagaaaaaaacattttttcctgtaGGGAATGTCATTTGTGCGATTTCCCCGTGAGTCATTTTGTAGAGCCTTGTATTAGAATGGTGGCTCACCTGACATTTGATGCCTGCAAGGCTGCATGTGCAAGTTTCCGGGTCACAAAATATTCTGCAGTCACAGCCACAGTCTTCTCTGGACAGCCGGATTGCTCGCAGCTCATGTTTCTCTTCCACATCAATCTTCTTCACCCCCGATGCCCGCAACAAGGCTCGCCGTTTCTTTGTTGGCAGAGGTTGTAGAAAGAAATATTCATCTACTTCTGTGTTATCCAAGTCAATGTCATCATCTGAAATATCATCCAGTGTGAGAATGTTGGCTTCATCAGACTCTATTGTGCCATTCTTTGTAATCTGAAATCAGAAATGGATAGACCGGTCAAGAAATTATGTTGCATTTTATTGTACAACCTCACATAGGACTCTAGGGCAAAAAAAGAAGGATCCCCCCATTCCCCTGGTAGTGTCCTCATGCAACGTAATGCCATGATTTTCTCAATAACTTCTCCTACTCACAGTCATCCTCTAGGAGGCATATAATCTCATTAAAGTATATGTCTGAGCACATTTATAAAATAGtataacaattaaaaataaagtaaaccCCATGCAGTACATCTGTCCAATACACACACTTATCCCCTTAACAGCCCGTGCACTCTGCTGCACGTAAATCCTAAGCAGTGTTTTAAGCCCTACTTAAGTTCTCTCTGAATGGAATATAAACCCCCCCCCTTTATGGAGATAAGGACAGAAGAGCgacaggtgttctgtagtccagcaaAGAGAACTTGGCATGCTTGACAATACTGCTTGGCATTTCAGGACAGAATGTGTTGCAAACTGTAtaggatctcttttttttttggggctttgcCCAGACATACACCATCATTTAAGGCCACCAATTTAGCATTCCAGAGTCTCGCCTTATCAGGAATCTTAGAAGAGTATGAAGGATGAATGAGAGGCAATTATGACCTTACAAAAGATACCAACCCGTATTAAACAATTACCCAATGAGAACAAAAATTGGGTGGGACTTTACATGTACCTTATAGGGTCCAATAAATACTCATGTGTATTTATTAGACCCTACAAGGTACATGTAAAGTCCCATCCCATTTTTGTTCTCATTCAGTAGTTATCAGGAATCGTATCAGCTCCTAAATGATGAATACTTCCCTGCACCACCCCCCTATAAATTTAGTTTAGGGAAAGTCACAgatggaggaagaggcacagcctgttatgtttcacctaaggcctcgtacaccttGGGTGCACTAAATTATTCACCTGTGCAAGGGCAGCGTTTAcccacacagggatgcacaggtgttgtgTGCAAGCAGTCCCATTGAGGTCAGTTGGGTCGCAGTGGCCACAGAACTCAGTGTGAACAGCGGTGGTGTCCCTGTGGTTGTTGCATCAATAGGACTGCATGTGGGTATAAACAGCCCTTGCACGTGCATTTGCCGTAGTACGTTTTATTTCAACAAGGCttaaaagaggagctccaggctccccccccaaaaaaaaataaaagtcagcggtGTCCTCAACTGAGCCGACTCTTCAATTGTCTGCTGACACTGCCACCTCGACTTCACAGCCGATTTCCTACCGCACATGCGCAAAGCACGTGGTGCTCTGAATGGGCTGCGGTCccattgccaccccccccccccccccaaaaggtgtaAAATGTGTcagtggaggggaggggaggtagactagcagagcttccccttttgggtgaagctcagttttaagcagttacactaaagcagaagaaaaaacaataaataacttACTCTGGATAGCCTGCATGTCTAGGTCTAATACCTTCTATATTATACACAGTACTgtgcaatagacatgtgcactgccgaaaaaattaattttgtttcattcgtttttttttctgaaattagaaaatttggaaatccgaaaagaagaaaaaaaggaaaatcctaaaaattcgaaagaacgaaaatcccaAAATTCTAAATGACTAATAACTATTGTCATTACGGACAAttcataacttcggataaatttgcattttttacgttcaccaacagccaaatttgaaaggaaatcccAATACCTATGATATAATagtttaagttattattagttatttcagattttccaatttttgggtttttgaattttcatatattaaaaatatatttttggattttGGAACATTCGAAAAAAAAACTctggaattcgaaaattctgagatttccgaattaacaaatttgtctaaaatgtgttaaaaaaacgtattcgtaacgaaactagattgcacatgtctactacgcAAAGCTTTTAGGcagctgtgaattttttttttataccaggttcattaagaatgctttcagaaacagAAGTGTTTATttctatcaattaacaaaatggaaagtaaatgaacagaagataaaaatcaaaattcggtgcgactaccctttggcttcaaaccagcatcagttcttctaggtacactcaGTGCTTCTGCACACAATTTTAAAGTAACTTGGCAGATAGGTtgctccaaacatcttggagaattaGCCATAGCTCTTTTGTGGATGTATGCTGTCTCAAATCCTTCTGCTTTTCATGTAATAACACACATACTGGAAGTCaaaatcagggctctgtgggggccaaacaatCACGTCCAGGTCCCCTTGTTCTTTACTCTGAAGATAGTTCTTGACATTTTGctatatgtttggggtcattgtccttctGCATAATACATTAGGGGCTAATCACAATCttctccatcatgccataccatcagagaAGTATATGCCTGCATTTCTCAGAATTGagaacaccattgatcctgaccaaatctccaaatcCATTTGCAGACATGcaaccccaaacttgcaaggaacctccaccatacttcactgttgcctgcagacacctTGTTATACCGCTCTCCAGCACTTCGGTGAACAAATTGACTCTTGCAACAGCTAAATATTTAAAATTTGACTAATTTTTTTCCCAGCCCGGTCCTTAATCAGCTCTTTAGAGTGCACTGTGTAGtgcacagtgcattgtggggtgcAAGGCGGGCGAACAGCCTGCCAAATGCACTGCAAATTTGAGTGTTCGATGAACAAGCTATGTTTGGGCCGAACATTTGCTCAGCTCGAACGGTTTTCCCAACTCTAGTTACTACGGTACATAAATTAAGTTTCTCTTCTGTCTAGATACAACGTCCCACCCCTGCGATCTAACATTAGTAGAGGTTCATTCTAAACAGCATAGGATTTTCTGTAGGAAGAGCACATCTTATTTTTCTATCTTCCTAAAAAATTGTTATGCCTGTGTATTTTCATGTTTTTGCTGAATTAATTAATTTCTTACTTAAATTTCCAAAAAGCTATTTGAGGATCTCTCAGGGGCTgacacaaattaataataatgagCCCATTTGCATAGCAATGGCCTCATTATCTTGCTGACTTCTGAGAAATGCTACATTCAGAATCTTAATGTCGTTGCTGCAAATGCCGTATTTCCTCTCTAGTGGATACAGCGGAGACGCTGGCTAATAAACATTGCCTCCTTCAATTTGAAGCATCTTCAAGCCACAACTGGGAATTTACACTTCATGTTCAAAATTAATATAATATATGCTTATCTCTGCACAAATCTCTCTTTGGCAAGGTAACATCCATATGCAATGAGAACACAAAAGAACATATAATCAAATCCTTGTTTTACAAGCTCGTATTTTACACTTCGACAATTTAGGgaacccatttaaaaaataaaaaaaatcctgtaaaaCGATAGCTCCCAACTGCACCTCATTTGGAGCAACTGTTCCTCTTCTGGAACCAAAACCGTCTGTTCTTTCTGCCGACCTTTCTTCCAAAGTTGGCCCTCTTTTTAAGGTCTGATGTATAAACCTCTATTAAAATAAGTGTATGCTAcaataaacctttcatccaactcCTATTATTGCAGGTGTTACATTTTTAAATCCAGtagtgtataattttttttttgcaaaagtgaGGTTGACCAATCATTTGTTTTGTATTAATTCATCATTGCCGACACAATTGGGCGCGTGGCAATGGTCTCTCCCTTACCTATATACTTTGCGCTAATCCTCTTTTGAAATGTTGCAAAGAATGCATGCCCTCTGATTTCAGAGGCAAGTGTTCATGCACTAGTCATAGAATAGGTCCACAACTGTTATTTTTGTCAACGTTACTTAGACGGTTATACCACTAATagccaaattatatatatatatatatatatatatatatatatatatatatatatatatatatatatatatatatatatacacacacacacacacacacacacatacatacatacatacatacatacatacacacacacacacacacacacaatatatatatttttttactcttaCCGTagcatttcccttttttttatattgggaaTGTTGCATTTACTGCACATTCGCTGGACACTTTCCAGTTCGAGGGGGCAAATCTGTTATATAGAAATCTGGCCATTCTGCAATCCATTGTGATGTCACCATTTTCTCACTTGGTTAATAGATGTTGTGAAATTGCTGTTTGTTTATTGTACAGAACCAAAGGTTTTTAGTTTAGTCTGCAGGTGAATATGCGAGGAGACATCTCAACGCCTTCAACAGGAAGTTGTTGAAGAAGAGCTGAAGCAGCTAAGGGATAAGTGTCAAAAACGTGACTATTTCAGCTTTTATTGAAAGATGCCAGCTCAACTTTTCTAGGATACCGAGCTAGGTGTTGGAGGGAATTCCCAATCATAATCCTACCTCCATAACATTTCCCACAACTCTGGCAGAGTGGCATAACTTGAAGTGGGAATGGCAAAATGCTTAGTTGCCAGAGATAAATGTATACAATACCAAGCCATCAGCTAAAATTACTGTATTCATTGCAGATTAATCCCCAAAGGGCCGTACTGTACATTTCACAAAATTTCTCCATAGGGATGGCAGAAAATTTGACACCTGGTAAACATGCAGGTAATCCTTCATAATTGCAGTGATCATTATCCAAGTAATGCAGAGTTACTGGGTCAGAATTAATGACAATTGACCATGAATACTGGGCTAATTCAGAGTCCGGTTTTAAAGTTTATAACCATATTCATAAGTTTATATttctcccataaaaaaaaaaaaaaaaaaaaaaaaaaaatttccttgtaAAAATGGTacagttttctctttttttttacgtgGTGTTTTCCTATGTCCTCCATATATTGCAAACATCTCACCACTTGATACACTTTCATCATATTGGTCATTGCACCAAATACCCCCGATGTGAGGCTCTCTCAGATCTGGTCAGTACATAAGATGCGATATTTCCTATATATAAAACCTTGCTAAGGTGCTGAAaaaggctgctgcccccctgcagTGCCCCAGTGAAGGGGTGTTAAATATTGTGTTGTATGTAAAAAAGGGGTAATGGCGCTGACAAATTAAAGAGTACTATTTTGGGTGTGTTCCCAATCTGAACAAGTCATGTGGCAAAATGCCAGTGGGGTACTGGTGTTCTCACCGCTGTGTGGTGGAATGGTACGTTAAGTAAATGTCGGGTAACCACCAGTGGGTGTGCTTATGATGTATAAGCTCCCGTAAGTAAACCTCAAAAAGGTTTATGAAAGGGTAACAGACGTCAAATGGTGTACCCAGTTGCTGAGCAGCAAAAGATTTTTGGTGGATCACTCTTCCCGTGATGCCTCCCTACAAATGAAACGCTGTAAGTAGATAAGGTGATTAATGTGAGATGGGTGTACCTCCTCCTGGGAGTAACAAGTGGTGAAAAGCGTGACCTCCTATGAAAGTGAATAAAATGGTGAAAAATATGTCAGCTGCTGTGACCCATGTGAAAATTGTGCTATGAAGGAGATGATTATGCTAAACCACCTACTCTAAACATATATAATAAGACCCCATGAAAGAGGTGAATATTGAATCCTATGcttagtagacatgtgcgtttCCGTTGgcaacgaatggattttcgtacgaatgttaGTAtttgtacattcggatcaattcgaacatccgaaaagctttACACCCGATGCGTTTCACAAAAACTTGCTTCGTCTGGGGTATCACAGACGAAGCAAGTTTTTGTAAAACGCGTCggctgactccactgctgccacgcaCATTTTGATCAGAACGTTCTTTTCTTCCACTTCCATGTAAGGGTTTCTAACCATTATTAAATGCTCATTTGCCTACGGTATTATGCTATGTGTCTCTTCTGTTTCACTCTTCTCCTATACATCGGGTCATGGTTTGACCATC
The Rana temporaria chromosome 6, aRanTem1.1, whole genome shotgun sequence DNA segment above includes these coding regions:
- the CSRNP3 gene encoding cysteine/serine-rich nuclear protein 3; the protein is MSGILKRKFEEVDGSSPCSSIQESDEDISGSESGDSFDSVNPSSSSHVTPSSILKREKRLRAKNVRFNCVTVYYFTRRQGFTSVPSQGGSTLGMSSRHNSIRQYTLGEFALEQDRLHKEMLRDHLREEKLNSLKQKITKNGTIESDEANILTLDDISDDDIDLDNTEVDEYFFLQPLPTKKRRALLRASGVKKIDVEEKHELRAIRLSREDCGCDCRIFCDPETCTCSLAGIKCQVDRMSFPCGCSKEGCSNTAGRIEFNPIRVRTHFLHTIMKLELEKNREQQLSAANGCPAEVGTLANSMVQSGHPIEYSVAENFAVESDPQTAMMHFQNSDELDCSGEEEEEEEDDEEEDGSSYCSEATDSSTQSLAPSESEENDAEDDDEDCDKSDDFNDAIVPHDDNLPVSSVFCYSDANALHENHLKNSPYYTNPSTLYYQIDNNNSAATSQLTEVYSDRDSLKNGATNMVPYNMRPEQYKYVDYSSQSVEEYTNSHYTSSSPSVIVCRAASENDNGHCNPLYAEHRSSLPPVGFCSYLKSPSSEGYVSNLNGNGHHVPDLNDNAIALSETNKLHEDCMKSPVVETVPV